Proteins from a genomic interval of Thamnophis elegans isolate rThaEle1 chromosome 2, rThaEle1.pri, whole genome shotgun sequence:
- the KBTBD8 gene encoding kelch repeat and BTB domain-containing protein 8 has product MAATGEQSKFTQTLYGTPSSSTAIGGIDPFHACSILQQLKMMYDEGQLTDIVVEVDHGKTFSCHRNVLAAISPYFRSMFTSGLTESTQKEVRIVGVEAESMHLVLNYAYTSKITLTEANVQALFTAASIFQIPSIQDQCAKYMISHLDPQNSIGVFIFADHYGHQELKIRSQDYIRKKFLSVTKEQEFLHLRKDQLVSILDSNDLNVDKEEHVYESIIRWFEHEPSKREDHLPEIFAKCIRMPLLDEAFIEKIPPMFAQAIAQNSVQKEQSGANGYTQRLGMTASEMIICFDAAHKHSGKKQTVPCLDSITGRVFKLCKPPNDLREVGILVSPDNDIYIAGGYRPSSSEVSIDHRAESDFWLYDHSGNKWIPKSPLLRARIGCKLVHCCGKLYAIGGRVYEGDGRNSLKSVECYDARENCWTAVCPMPVAMEFHNAVEYKDNIYVLQGEFFLCYDPRKDYWGFLTPMTVPRIQGLAAVYNHSIYYIAGTCGNHQRMFTVEAYDIELNKWTRKKDFPCDQSINPYIKLVVLKNKLNLFVRATQVTVEEHVFRTSRKNSLYQYDEANDQWQKVYETPDKLWDLGRHFECVVAKLYPQCLQKVI; this is encoded by the exons AACAAAGCAAATTTACCCAAACATTGTATGGAACTCCTTCTTCAAGCACAGCCATTGGTGGGATTGATCCTTTTCATGCTTGTAGCATTCTCCAACAGCTCAAAATGATGTATGATGAAGGACAACTGACAGATATTGTGGTAGAAGTGGATCATGGGAAAACATTTTCCTGTCATCGAAATGTCCTTGCTGCAATCAGTCCTTACTTTAg ATCTATGTTCACTAGCGGCCTTACTGAGAGTACCCAGAAAGAAGTTCGGATTGTTGGTGTTGAAGCAGAATCCATGCATTTAGTACTGAACTACGCATATACCTCCAAAATAACATTGACAGAGGCCAACGTCCAAGCTTTGTTCACTGCAGCTAGTATCTTCCAGATCCCTTCCATTCAGGATCAGTGTGCTAAATATATGATCAGTCACTTGGACCCACAGAACTCCATTGGGGTGTTTATTTTTGCTGATCACTACGGACATCAGGAATTGAAAATCAGATCTCAAGATTACATTCGTAAAAAATTCCTGAGTGTCACCAAAGAACAGGAGTTTCTCCACTTGAGGAAAGACCAACTTGTAAGCATATTGGACAGCAATGATTTAAATGTTGACAAAGAAGAGCATGTCTATGAAAGCATTATAAGGTGGTTTGAGCATGAGCCTAGTAAAAGAGAAGACCATCTGCCAGAAATTTTTGCCAAATGCATCCGTATGCCCCTACTGGATGAAGCATTCATAGAGAAAATTCCTCCCATGTTTGCACAGGCTATAGCCCAAAACTCTGTACAGAAAGAACAAAGTGGTGCCAATGGCTATACCCAGAGGCTTGGAATGACTGCTTCAGAAATGATCATCTGCTTTGATGCTGCCCACAAACACTCAGGAAAGAAACAAACAGTGCCTTGTTTAGACTCCATTACAGGGAGAGTGTTCAAACTATGCAAACCGCCTAACGATTTAAGAGAAGTTGGGATTCTCGTCTCACCTGACAATGACATTTACATTGCTGGAGGATACAGACCTAGCAGCAGTGAGGTTTCTATAGACCACAGAGCAGAAAGTGATTTTTGGCTGTACGATCACTCTGGCAATAAATGGATCCCTAAATCTCCACTACTTCGTGCCCGGATAGGTTGCAAACTGGTTCATTGCTGTGGTAAACTGTACGCAATAGGTGGTCGAGTTTATGAAGGAGATGGGCGCAACTCCCTGAAATCCGTGGAATGTTACGATGCTCGAGAGAATTGCTGGACAGCTGTCTGTCCAATGCCTGTAGCAATGGAGTTTCATAATGCTGTGGAATATAAAGACAATATCTATGTTTTACAGG GAGAATTCTTCCTCTGCTATGATCCTCGAAAAGATTATTGGGGTTTCTTGACTCCGATGACTGTGCCTAGGATCCAGGGTTTGGCAGCTGTCTACAATCACTCTATCTACTACATTGCTGGAACCTGTGGAAACCACCAACGTATGTTTACTGTAGAGGCTTATGACATTGAATTGAACAAGTGGACTAGAAAGAAAGATTTTCCATGTGATCAGTCCATTAATCCATATATTAAACTTGTTGTCTTGAAAAATAAACTTAATTTGTTTGTTCGAGCTACTCAAGTCACAGTTGAAGAACACGTCTTCAGAACCAGCAGGAAAAATTCTCTTTATCAATATGATGAAGCTAATGACCAGTGGCAGAAAGTGTATGAAACTCCAGATAAGCTTTGGGACCTTGGACGTCATTTTGAATGTGTTGTTGCTAAATTGTATCCACAGTGTCTTCAGAAAGTTATTTga